Proteins encoded together in one Ipomoea triloba cultivar NCNSP0323 chromosome 4, ASM357664v1 window:
- the LOC116015791 gene encoding stemmadenine O-acetyltransferase-like translates to MALKVEVYQKEKVRPCSPTPQSLRNYKLSLLDILAGTFYNPFVFFYHSCAGGPRRHDYDELKDSLMKTLSVWYPLAGRIKDGSTIECNDEGADFVRANVTNCDLGEFLRHPKLEDIRQLLPLDPYPNAIDPAQPMLAVQLNRFRCGGTAVAFCIWHGLADGGAMTGLFNTWASINRGEKPINPGSLIVDASAIFRPGNLVRPPPMPLSLKNRGKYSSKRFVFGKRDIERLRNDYYHPSEHRRRPSRVEALSAFIWAAVIRAILPGNPNLKTHLLINMVNLRKKLNPLFPSQCLGNIYQAVAARWEMEADGGGRVTAGFLVGRVVEAIDKITDDYMREMHSEGGFLRAILDVFKALHNADEIKYLSISSLCNVPFSQVDFGWGKPIWIGLGHTLDDSAVFMDTEDGGIEVWIGLAQKVMCNLDKDMEFHAYVSFSQIVSETSFSLRSAL, encoded by the coding sequence ATGGCGCTGAAAGTTGAAGTTTACCAGAAAGAGAAAGTGAGGCCATGTTCACCAACTCCCCAATCCTTGAGAAACTACAAGCTTTCTCTCCTTGATATATTAGCCGGGACTTTTTATAACCCCTTTGTTTTCTTCTACCACTCCTGCGCCGGCGGTCCTCGTCGCCACGATTATGATGAGCTCAAGGACTCGCTCATGAAGACACTGTCCGTCTGGTACCCACTCGCCGGAAGAATTAAAGATGGATCGACCATAGAATGCAACGACGAGGGTGCGGATTTTGTCCGAGCTAATGTTACAAATTGTGATTTGGGTGAATTTCTCCGGCACCCTAAACTCGAAGATATACGCCAGCTGCTCCCACTTGATCCCTACCCAAATGCTATTGACCCCGCCCAGCCAATGTTAGCTGTTCAGCTCAACAGGTTCCGGTGCGGCGGAACTGCGGTGGCGTTCTGCATCTGGCACGGCCTGGCGGACGGCGGCGCGATGACCGGATTATTTAACACATGGGCGTCAATCAACCGCGGGGAAAAACCCATTAATCCCGGCAGTCTCATCGTGGACGCCTCCGCAATTTTCAGGCCGGGGAACCTCGTCAGGCCCCCGCCAATGCCCCTTTCCCTCAAGAACCGGGGAAAGTACTCCTCGAAAAGATTTGTTTTTGGCAAGCGGGATATCGAGCGGCTCAGGAACGATTATTATCATCCATCGGAGCACCGCCGCCGTCCGTCTCGGGTGGAGGCGCTGTCGGCGTTCATATGGGCGGCGGTGATACGCGCAATTCTACCGGGGAACCCAAACCTCAAGACGCATTTGCTGATAAATATGGTGAACTTGCGAAAGAAGTTGAACCCTCTATTCCCTTCACAGTGCCTAGGCAACATCTACCAAGCGGTGGCCGCTCGGTGGGAAATGGAAGCCGACGGGGGTGGAAGAGTTACTGCGGGGTTTCTTGTAGGAAGAGTCGTGGAAGCCATCGACAAGATTACCGACGACTACATGAGGGAAATGCACTCTGAGGGTGGATTTCTCAGAGCCATATTAGACGTATTTAAGGCACTTCATAATGCAGATGAGATAAAGTATTTAAGTATAAGTAGTTTGTGTAATGTTCCGTTTTCTCAAGTTGATTTTGGGTGGGGCAAGCCGATATGGATTGGCCTGGGTCATACATTGGACGACTCCGCTGTTTTTATGGATACAGAAGATGGGGGAATAGAAGTGTGGATTGGATTGGCACAAAAAGTTATGTGCAATTTAGATAAGGACATGGAATTTCATGCTTATGTATCTTTCTCTCAAATTGTTTCCGAAACGTCTTTTTCTCTGCGGTCTGCACTCTAG
- the LOC116015790 gene encoding stemmadenine O-acetyltransferase-like, producing MALKVEVYQIEKVRPCSPTPQTLRNYKLSLLDILVSVCYSPMVFFYDSHAGGHDYDELKDSLMKTLSVLYPLAGRIKDGSTIECNDEGADFVRANVTNCDLGEFLRHPKLEDIRQLLPLDPYPNAIHPAHPMLAVQLNRFRCGGTAVAFCIWHGLGDAGAMMGLFNTLAAINRGEGPINPAGLIVDASAIFRPGNLVSSPVTPLLFKNQGKYSSKRFVFSKQDIERLRNNYYHPSEHRRCPSRVVALSAFIWAAVIRAILPSNPNLKTHLLTNVVNLRKKLNPPFPSQCLGNINQAVAARWESEADGGGRVTAGFLVGRVAEAIDKVTDDYMREMHAEGGYIRAILNFSKAALWDEIKTLSISSMCNIPFSQVDFGWGKPIWIGLGHMREDLVIFLDAEDGGVEVWIGLTEEVMCNLDKDMEFNAYVSFSQIFSEPSYPMRSAL from the coding sequence ATGGCCCTGAAAGTTGAAGTTTATCAGATAGAAAAAGTGAGGCCATGTTCACCAACTCCCCAAACCTTGAGAAACTACAAGCTTTCTCTCCTTGATATATTAGTCTCGGTTTGTTATTCCCCCATGGTTTTCTTCTACGACTCCCACGCCGGCGGCCACGATTATGATGAGCTCAAGGACTCGCTCATGAAGACACTGTCCGTCTTGTACCCGCTCGCCGGAAGAATTAAAGATGGATCGACCATCGAATGCAACGACGAGGGTGCGGATTTTGTCAGAGCTAATGTTACGAATTGTGATTTGGGTGAGTTTCTCCGGCACCCCAAACTCGAAGATATACGCCAGCTGCTCCCTCTTGATCCCTACCCAAATGCTATTCACCCCGCCCACCCAATGTTAGCTGTTCAGCTCAACAGATTCCGGTGCGGCGGAACTGCGGTGGCGTTCTGCATTTGGCACGGCCTGGGGGACGCCGGCGCGATGATGGGATTATTTAACACCTTGGCGGCAATCAACCGCGGGGAAGGACCCATTAATCCTGCCGGTCTCATCGTGGACGCCTCCGCAATTTTCAGGCCGGGGAACCTCGTCAGCTCCCCAGTAACGCCCCTTTTATTCAAGAACCAGGGAAAGTACTCCTCGAAAAGATTTGTTTTTAGCAAGCAGGATATTGAGCGGCTCAGGAACAATTATTATCACCCATCGGAGCACCGCCGCTGTCCGTCTCGGGTGGTGGCATTGTCGGCGTTCATATGGGCTGCGGTGATACGGGCAATTCTACCGTCGAACCCAAACCTCAAGACGCATTTGCTGACAAATGTGGTGAACTTGCGAAAGAAGTTGAACCCGCCATTCCCTTCGCAGTGCCTAGGCAACATCAACCAAGCAGTGGCCGCTCGGTGGGAATCGGAAGCCGACGGGGGTGGAAGAGTTACTGCCGGGTTTCTTGTAGGAAGAGTCGCGGAAGCCATCGACAAGGTTACAGACGACTACATGAGGGAAATGCATGCGGAGGGTGGGTATATCAGAGCCATATTAAACTTTTCAAAGGCCGCACTATGGGATGAGATTAAGACTTTAAGTATAAGTAGTATGTGTAATATTCCGTTTTCTCAAGTTGATTTTGGGTGGGGCAAGCCGATATGGATTGGCCTGGGTCATATGCGGGAGGACTTAGTTATTTTCTTGGATGCAGAAGATGGGGGAGTAGAAGTGTGGATCGGGTTGACAGAAGAAGTAATGTGTAATTTAGATAAGGACATGGAATTTAATGCTTATGTGTCTTTTTCTCAAATCTTTTCCGAACCCTCTTATCCTATGCGGTCTGCACTCTAG
- the LOC116015792 gene encoding stemmadenine O-acetyltransferase-like, whose product MALKVEVYQKEKVRPCSPTPQTLRNYKLSLLDILAGTFYTPIVFFYDSCARRHDYDELKDSLMETLSVLYPLAGRIKDGSTIECNDEGADFVRANVTNCDLGEFLRHPKLEDIQQLLPLHPYPNAIDPTQPMLAVQVNRFRCGGTAVAVCIWHGLADGAAMIGLFNTLAAINRGEGPINPDGLVVDASAIFRPGDLVRSPLMPHSLNNQGNYSSKRFVFSKRDIERLRNDYYHPSEHRRRPSRVETLSAFIWAAVIRAILPVNPNLKTHLLTNVVNLRKKLNPPFPSQCLGNINQVVAARWESEADGGGRITAGFLLGRVMEAIHKVTDDYVRKMHVEGGYLRAILGVSKALHIADEIKVLSISSWCNFPFSQVDFGWGKPTWIGLGHTLEDLAIFLDADDGGIEVWIGLTQKVMCNLDKDVEFNAYVSFSQIFSESSCRLQSAVCTVARG is encoded by the coding sequence ATGGCCCTGAAAGTTGAAGTTTATCAGAAAGAGAAAGTGAGGCCATGTTCGCCAACTCCCCAAACCTTGAGAAACTACAAGCTTTCTCTCCTTGATATATTAGCCGGGACTTTTTATACCCCCATTGTTTTCTTCTACGACTCCTGCGCTCGTCGCCACGATTATGATGAGCTCAAGGACTCGCTCATGGAGACACTGTCCGTCTTGTACCCGCTCGCCGGAAGAATTAAAGATGGATCGACCATTGAATGCAACGATGAGGGTGCGGATTTTGTCCGAGCTAATGTTACAAATTGTGATTTGGGTGAGTTTCTCCGGCACCCCAAACTCGAAGATATACAACAGCTGCTCCCACTTCATCCCTACCCAAATGCTATTGACCCCACCCAGCCAATGTTAGCTGTTCAGGTGAACAGGTTCCGGTGCGGCGGAACTGCGGTGGCGGTCTGCATTTGGCACGGCTTGGCGGACGGTGCGGCGATGATCGGATTATTTAACACATTGGCGGCAATCAACCGCGGGGAAGGACCCATTAATCCCGACGGTCTCGTCGTGGACGCCTCCGCAATTTTCAGGCCGGGGGACCTCGTCAGGTCCCCGCTAATGCCCCATTCCCTCAATAACCAGGGAAACTACTCCTCGAAAAGATTTGTTTTTAGCAAGCGGGATATCGAGCGGCTCAGGAACGATTATTATCACCCATCGGAGCACCGCCGCCGTCCGTCTCGGGTTGAGACGTTGTCGGCGTTCATATGGGCGGCGGTGATACGGGCAATTTTACCGGTGAACCCAAATCTCAAGACGCATTTGCTGACAAATGTGGTGAACTTGCGAAAGAAGTTGAACCCGCCATTCCCTTCCCAGTGCCTAGGCAACATCAACCAAGTGGTGGCCGCTCGGTGGGAATCGGAAGCTGACGGCGGTGGAAGAATTACTGCCGGGTTTCTTCTAGGAAGAGTAATGGAAGCCATCCACAAGGTTACGGACGACTACGTGAGGAAAATGCACGTGGAGGGTGGGTATCTCAGAGCCATATTAGGTGTATCAAAGGCACTTCATATTGCGGATGAGATTAAGGTTTTAAGTATAAGTAGTTGGTGTAATTTTCCGTTTTCTCAAGTTGATTTTGGGTGGGGCAAACCGACATGGATTGGCTTGGGTCATACACTGGAGGACTTGGCTATTTTCTTAGATGCAGATGATGGGGGAATAGAAGTGTGGATTGGATTGACACAAAAAGTTATGTGCAATTTAGACAAAGACGTAGAATTTAATGCTTATGTGTCTTTTTCACAAATCTTTTCTGAATCGTCTTGTCGTTTGCAATCTGCAGTCTGCACTGTAGCTAGAGGATAG